The Deltaproteobacteria bacterium genomic sequence CTACAAAGCGTCACCCTCTTGTTGCCGAAAAAACAAAAGGAGGCCTGCCATAAATGACGGGCCTCCTTTGCTTCTGTGCGGCAGTGAGCCTGCTTCTACTTCTTCGTCACCTCAAACCAGTCGCACTGGTCATCCCCTATGGGCGAACCGCGGTCGATCCAGTTGAAGTAGGCCGCCCTTTCGTGGTCCTCATGTGAAAGTGTAAGTCTTGCGCTTCTCCTGCCCCCTGTTACCTTTGATGCTCCTGTCTTTGTTGCCCTCGTCGGTTTTGTGCTCTTTGCTTTTGCTGCTGTCTTTGCAGGCATTTTACTGACCTCCTTTTAAAATCGGGATTGATGAATAGTCCATGCTATTCAATCTCCACCTTCTTCTCCTTCTTCTTCGCCTCTTCCGTCATGGGTATCTTTATCTCCAGTATGCCGTTCTTGAATTTTGCCTTCGCCTTGTCCGACTGGACGTCCTCGGGCAGATGGAAGGAGCGTGTAAAAGAGCCGGTCGACCGTTCATACCTGTAGTAATCCTTCTCTTCCACCTTCTCCTCCTTCTTCTTTTCCCCCGATATGGTTATCCTGTCATCGGTGAGCGTCACGTCAATGTCCTCCTTTGTCATGCCGGGGAGTTCTGCCTTGACTACCACATCGTTCCCCTCCCTGAATATATCGACAGTAGGTGCAGACACCTCAGCTTC encodes the following:
- a CDS encoding Hsp20/alpha crystallin family protein, translated to MAKKKKEEKGLIRREPGLPSTFEEMERDMARFFDEMWRRPFSMFGRPWMPSLRFPEAEVSAPTVDIFREGNDVVVKAELPGMTKEDIDVTLTDDRITISGEKKKEEKVEEKDYYRYERSTGSFTRSFHLPEDVQSDKAKAKFKNGILEIKIPMTEEAKKKEKKVEIE